A stretch of DNA from Gemmatimonadaceae bacterium:
GTCACCTCCAACATCGCGCGGACGACCTCGAGCGGCGCGGCCTCGCGCGCGCCGCCGCCGAGCGGCGGGCGCGTGTCGAGTTCGGCGGCGTGGCAGCGCAGAAGGAGGCAGCTCGCGACGTGCGCGGCTTGCGACCGTGGCAGGAGCTCCGAGCCAACGTCGCGTTCGCGGCGCGCGGCCTTGGACACCATCCGATCCAATCGTTGATCGTCGTCACGACACTCACGCTCGGCATCGGCATCAGTGCCGTCGTCTTCTCCGTCATGAACGCGCTCGCGTTCCGTGCGCGCGTCGACCGCGACGCTGCGTCGTTCACGCAGATCCTGGTGTCGTATCGCACGGACACGACGGGGCCAACGTTCCCCGGTGCAGCTCCGCTCGGCGACTACCTCGCCTACGCGCGCGGGATCCGATCACTGTCCTCGATCGCGGGATGGCAGCACGTGCAGCTGGCGCTGTCCGATGGCGCGCGCCCCACGCCCGGCGCGCTCGTCACGTGCGGATTCTTCGACGTGTATGGGCC
This window harbors:
- a CDS encoding ABC transporter permease is translated as MKARIRQAWAIVRHLVRRATLERDMEEEFRSHLQHRADDLERRGLARAAAERRARVEFGGVAAQKEAARDVRGLRPWQELRANVAFAARGLGHHPIQSLIVVTTLTLGIGISAVVFSVMNALAFRARVDRDAASFTQILVSYRTDTTGPTFPGAAPLGDYLAYARGIRSLSSIAGWQHVQLALSDGARPTPGALVTCGFFDVYGPVRPIAGRVLQRDDCDSRAPVVVIGNELWRTAFGGDTGAVGRVLRING